In Desulfosalsimonas propionicica, the following are encoded in one genomic region:
- a CDS encoding ParA family protein yields MTKIFCIAAPAAGAGKTTVSVNLAGAFAALDQNTLLVDCDARNRCIEAAVTDPPADAPGLDRVIADAGDAADFLVPTCIEHFRILPAGPGPGRAAIDPGRRILSEISGQDLDMMVINAPADSGALMQEAVCCADVLVLPVRLNLESAGNISGLLETYKSFLEQVAALRQKNPTGASTVRILINGCDAAAEAEALLGPEVFEAIARLCLPVSIAEDERLHEALVFGKPVVCYDIISPGAVAFLELAGLWTDIKEIRMEEKKD; encoded by the coding sequence ATGACAAAGATATTCTGCATTGCCGCACCCGCGGCCGGCGCCGGAAAAACAACCGTTTCAGTGAATCTGGCAGGGGCGTTTGCGGCTCTGGATCAAAACACCCTGCTGGTGGACTGCGATGCCCGAAACCGATGCATTGAAGCCGCGGTCACTGACCCGCCGGCGGATGCACCGGGACTGGACCGGGTGATTGCGGATGCCGGGGATGCCGCAGATTTTTTGGTGCCAACCTGCATTGAACACTTCCGAATACTGCCGGCCGGCCCGGGGCCGGGCAGGGCGGCCATAGATCCGGGCCGGAGAATTTTGTCGGAAATTTCCGGACAGGACCTGGATATGATGGTTATCAATGCCCCGGCAGATTCCGGGGCGCTGATGCAGGAAGCCGTGTGCTGCGCAGACGTGCTGGTCCTGCCGGTTCGCCTGAATTTGGAGTCGGCCGGAAATATTTCGGGTCTTCTTGAAACATACAAAAGTTTTCTTGAGCAGGTGGCCGCGCTTCGGCAAAAGAATCCAACCGGCGCTTCAACGGTCCGGATTTTGATCAACGGATGCGATGCCGCCGCTGAAGCCGAGGCCCTGCTGGGCCCGGAAGTGTTTGAGGCCATTGCCCGACTCTGTCTGCCCGTTTCCATTGCCGAAGATGAGCGCCTGCACGAGGCCCTGGTTTTTGGAAAGCCCGTGGTCTGCTATGATATCATCTCCCCCGGGGCCGTGGCTTTTCTGGAACTGGCCGGTCTTTGGACGGATATCAAAGAAATCCGCATGGAAGAAAAAAAGGATTAG